In Halorientalis sp. LT38, a genomic segment contains:
- a CDS encoding RtcB family protein, with the protein MTTYDADGVTLEKVRDYVWEIPQEGGMNAPARVLASEALLEEIQQDKTLEQLKNSAHLPGVRKYSLCMPDGHQGYGFPVGGVAGIDAEDGCISPGAVGYDINCGVRMMRTNLTYDDVQGREEELVTNLFENIPSGLGGGGVEQVGADGIEAILERGMDWALEEGWAVEDDLAHCEDEGFRPEADADKVSKKAKDRGANQVGSLGSGNHFLEVQRVTDVFRDDVGAAFGLEEDQIVVLIHCGSRGLGHQVCTDYLREIEKAHQGLLNQLPDKELAAAPAGSQLAEDYYGAMCGAINFAWVNRQLIMHRTRQVFERVFDRDWEDMEMELLYDVAHNIAKKEVHTVEDGEERELFVHRKGATRAFPAGRQEVPAAYRDVGQPIIIPGSMGAGSYVLRGGEHSLEETFGSTAHGAGRLMSRTQAKNEYWGEDVRDDLREQNEIYVKANSGATIAEEAPGVYKDVDEVVRVSDALGIGDKVARTYPVCNIKG; encoded by the coding sequence ATGACCACCTACGACGCCGACGGCGTCACCCTCGAGAAAGTCCGGGACTACGTCTGGGAGATCCCACAGGAGGGCGGGATGAACGCGCCCGCCCGCGTGCTGGCCAGCGAGGCCCTCCTCGAGGAGATCCAGCAGGACAAGACCCTCGAACAGCTGAAAAACAGCGCGCACCTCCCCGGCGTCCGGAAGTACTCGCTCTGCATGCCCGACGGCCACCAGGGCTACGGCTTCCCCGTGGGCGGCGTGGCTGGAATCGACGCCGAGGACGGCTGTATCTCCCCGGGAGCGGTCGGGTACGACATCAACTGCGGCGTCCGCATGATGCGGACGAACCTGACCTACGACGACGTGCAGGGCCGCGAGGAGGAACTCGTCACGAACCTCTTCGAGAACATCCCGTCGGGGCTGGGCGGCGGCGGCGTCGAGCAGGTCGGGGCCGACGGCATCGAGGCCATCCTCGAACGCGGGATGGACTGGGCGCTGGAGGAGGGCTGGGCCGTCGAGGACGACCTGGCTCACTGCGAGGACGAGGGCTTCCGGCCGGAAGCGGACGCCGACAAGGTCTCGAAGAAGGCCAAGGACCGCGGCGCGAACCAGGTCGGCTCCCTGGGTTCGGGCAACCACTTCCTCGAAGTCCAGCGGGTCACGGACGTCTTCCGCGACGATGTCGGCGCGGCGTTCGGTCTCGAGGAGGACCAGATCGTCGTCCTGATCCACTGCGGGTCGCGCGGCCTGGGCCACCAGGTCTGTACGGATTACCTGCGAGAGATCGAGAAGGCCCACCAGGGCCTCCTGAACCAGTTGCCCGACAAGGAACTCGCGGCCGCGCCCGCGGGGTCGCAACTGGCCGAGGACTACTACGGGGCGATGTGCGGGGCGATCAACTTCGCGTGGGTCAACCGCCAGCTGATCATGCACCGCACCCGGCAGGTGTTCGAGCGGGTGTTCGATCGGGACTGGGAGGACATGGAGATGGAGCTGCTGTACGACGTGGCCCACAACATCGCGAAGAAGGAGGTTCACACGGTCGAAGACGGGGAAGAGCGCGAGCTGTTCGTCCACCGGAAGGGCGCGACGCGGGCGTTCCCGGCCGGGCGGCAGGAGGTCCCGGCCGCCTACCGCGACGTGGGCCAGCCGATCATCATCCCCGGGAGCATGGGCGCGGGGAGCTACGTCCTCCGGGGCGGCGAGCACTCCCTCGAGGAGACCTTCGGCTCGACGGCTCACGGGGCCGGGCGGCTCATGAGCCGCACGCAGGCCAAAAACGAGTACTGGGGCGAGGACGTGCGCGACGACCTCCGGGAGCAAAACGAGATCTACGTGAAGGCAAACTCCGGGGCGACCATCGCGGAGGAGGCCCCCGGCGTCTACAAGGACGTCGACGAGGTCGTCCGGGTCTCCGACGCGCTGGGCATCGGGGACAAGGTTGCGCGCACCTACCCGGTCTGCAACATCAAGGGCTAG
- a CDS encoding DoxX family membrane protein gives MNAETRSSRRSAAVALCATLVGVVLASAPAAAHVRYVAEDDGPATDPVEFAMQVLADPVNAALFGGTALLGTAGLLAYLWVRPTVPDLAVLRETLSGYEDLVPWMLRLSMGLPLVGAGFAGYYFSPAVETEPRLLLLGLGFLLLFGLATRAVAAVALLAYLVGLARSPDLLLAIEYVPGLLAIVLLGGGRPSADHLLEAMASAPGTYYGRIDPVNRIAGRFRDLLDPWTRYAPTVIRVGLGVAFVYLGLVEKLLQPGRTLGVVAKYDLTAVVPVDPGAWVLGAGLAEIVLGVLLIVGLLTRGVAAAAFVVFTLTLFGIPDDPILAHITMFGLASAVFTLGSGPLALDRLLADGDSPADRSTPDARGVAED, from the coding sequence GTGAACGCCGAAACACGTTCGTCGCGTCGGTCGGCCGCTGTCGCACTCTGCGCTACGCTCGTCGGCGTGGTGCTCGCGAGCGCGCCCGCCGCGGCACACGTCAGATACGTCGCGGAGGACGACGGCCCGGCGACCGATCCGGTCGAGTTCGCGATGCAGGTCCTCGCCGACCCTGTCAACGCCGCCCTGTTCGGCGGGACCGCCCTGCTCGGGACCGCCGGCCTCCTCGCGTATCTCTGGGTCCGACCGACGGTTCCCGACCTCGCGGTCCTCCGGGAGACGCTGTCCGGATACGAGGACCTCGTCCCGTGGATGCTCCGGCTCAGCATGGGCCTGCCGCTCGTCGGCGCGGGCTTCGCGGGCTACTACTTCAGCCCGGCCGTCGAAACCGAACCGCGACTTCTCCTGCTCGGCCTGGGCTTTCTGCTCCTGTTCGGCCTGGCGACGCGGGCGGTGGCGGCGGTCGCCCTCCTCGCGTATCTGGTCGGGCTCGCCCGCTCGCCCGACCTCCTGCTGGCGATCGAGTACGTCCCGGGACTCCTGGCGATCGTGCTGCTGGGCGGTGGCCGGCCCAGCGCCGACCACCTGCTCGAAGCGATGGCGAGCGCCCCGGGAACCTACTACGGCCGGATCGACCCCGTCAACCGGATCGCCGGGCGGTTCCGCGACCTGCTCGATCCCTGGACCCGATACGCGCCGACGGTGATCCGGGTCGGACTCGGCGTCGCCTTCGTCTACCTCGGCCTCGTCGAGAAACTGCTCCAGCCGGGGCGCACGCTCGGCGTCGTCGCCAAGTACGACCTGACGGCCGTCGTCCCCGTCGATCCGGGCGCGTGGGTGCTCGGCGCTGGCCTCGCGGAGATCGTCCTCGGCGTCCTCCTGATCGTCGGCCTGCTGACCCGCGGCGTCGCCGCGGCCGCGTTCGTCGTCTTCACGCTGACGCTGTTCGGCATCCCAGACGACCCCATCCTGGCCCACATCACCATGTTCGGGCTGGCATCGGCCGTGTTCACGCTGGGCAGCGGCCCGCTCGCGCTCGATCGACTCCTGGCCGACGGGGACTCGCCCGCGGATCGCTCCACTCCTGATGCACGCGGGGTCGCCGAGGACTGA
- a CDS encoding archease yields MGYRLVDHTADVAVEATGETLGDAFAAVADGLAAAMCDEVPAGGERFELTVRAEGREALLFDYLDDVIYERDVRGVLPVDHEASVTVDEAAADANDAEAWSCRASARGVPLSTVDARDIKAVTYSEMAIEESEDGWRAYVVFDV; encoded by the coding sequence ATGGGGTACCGACTCGTGGACCACACGGCGGACGTGGCGGTAGAAGCGACCGGCGAAACCCTGGGGGACGCGTTCGCGGCCGTCGCGGACGGCCTCGCCGCGGCGATGTGCGACGAGGTGCCGGCCGGGGGAGAACGCTTCGAGCTCACCGTGCGTGCCGAGGGCCGAGAAGCCCTGCTCTTCGACTACCTCGACGACGTGATCTACGAGCGCGACGTGCGCGGCGTCCTCCCGGTCGATCACGAGGCGTCGGTCACCGTCGACGAGGCGGCCGCCGACGCGAACGACGCGGAGGCGTGGTCCTGCCGGGCGTCGGCCCGTGGGGTCCCACTCTCGACCGTCGACGCCCGCGATATCAAGGCCGTCACCTACTCCGAGATGGCCATCGAGGAGAGCGAAGACGGGTGGCGAGCCTACGTCGTCTTCGACGTGTAA
- a CDS encoding DUF502 domain-containing protein, whose amino-acid sequence MQPPSDVHGIEGVSPTERIRSAFLTGFAVTIPLIVTALVLGFAVNFLTSTVSPFVGLVDATFGTQQLPEYVIEGGLIGTALVLILLVGLVAEQSPAGGSIETTVNQVIARIPGVGSLYSSFDEMSELLLDSDTESFQEVKLVEFPDRNSYAVAFVTADTPGAIEDATGTDEMTTLFLPMAPNPVMGGHVVHVPTDHVYDVDLTVEEGIQSIVTSGVALEEQPVDGATLSEGGTATEGV is encoded by the coding sequence ATGCAACCACCGTCGGACGTCCACGGGATCGAGGGGGTCTCGCCGACCGAGCGCATCCGGAGCGCGTTCCTGACCGGGTTCGCAGTGACGATTCCGCTGATCGTGACCGCGCTGGTGCTCGGGTTCGCGGTGAACTTCCTCACCAGCACCGTCAGCCCCTTCGTCGGCCTGGTCGACGCCACGTTCGGGACCCAGCAACTCCCCGAGTACGTGATCGAGGGCGGCCTCATCGGCACGGCGCTCGTCCTGATCCTCCTCGTCGGACTGGTCGCCGAGCAGAGCCCCGCCGGCGGGTCGATCGAGACGACCGTCAACCAGGTGATCGCCAGGATTCCGGGCGTCGGCTCGCTCTACTCGAGTTTCGACGAGATGAGCGAGTTGCTCCTCGACAGCGACACCGAGAGCTTCCAGGAGGTCAAACTCGTCGAGTTCCCCGACCGGAACTCCTACGCCGTCGCCTTCGTCACCGCCGACACGCCGGGGGCCATCGAGGACGCGACGGGGACCGACGAGATGACGACGCTGTTCCTCCCGATGGCGCCGAACCCGGTGATGGGCGGGCACGTCGTCCACGTCCCGACGGACCACGTCTACGACGTCGACCTGACGGTGGAGGAGGGGATTCAGTCCATCGTGACCAGCGGGGTCGCGCTGGAAGAGCAGCCAGTCGACGGCGCGACGCTCTCGGAGGGCGGAACGGCGACGGAGGGCGTCTGA
- a CDS encoding GNAT family N-acetyltransferase, with amino-acid sequence MSATIERQVVDAGDDAYVDDAWALKEAIRRKEGILRQRRGFFRDAYRRSTVYLFLESGPVDTERLVGFAAVRRDGYILFLAVAEGFRGEGFGERLVARVAEDHSSVTCHARSTNEPAIGFYRHLGFEIKRRIDNYYEDGGDAYYLKLGDEGGITERLQRLLG; translated from the coding sequence GTGAGTGCCACGATCGAACGCCAGGTCGTCGACGCGGGCGACGACGCTTACGTCGACGACGCCTGGGCCCTGAAGGAGGCGATCCGGCGAAAGGAGGGGATCCTCCGGCAGCGCCGGGGCTTCTTCAGGGACGCCTATCGCCGGTCGACGGTGTACCTCTTCCTCGAGAGCGGCCCCGTCGACACCGAGCGCCTGGTCGGCTTCGCCGCCGTCCGCCGGGACGGCTACATCCTGTTTCTCGCCGTCGCCGAGGGCTTCCGCGGCGAGGGCTTCGGCGAACGGCTCGTCGCCCGTGTCGCCGAGGACCACTCCTCGGTCACCTGCCACGCCCGCTCGACCAACGAACCCGCCATCGGCTTCTACCGCCACCTCGGCTTCGAGATCAAGCGCCGCATCGACAACTACTACGAGGACGGCGGCGACGCCTACTACCTGAAACTCGGCGACGAGGGCGGTATCACAGAGCGGTTGCAGCGACTTCTGGGGTGA
- a CDS encoding DUF7509 family protein: protein MRERIVEAVGGVPRDRLLVYLMGPYQAFDLRGALEAADAPDEVVDLDALPDGLDFGALVGAEHDLDRDAAALDLLLHVRDRLRTDPGVNAFLAIDVDVPLEELDAATQSIEFALASNAVIYVVPRAGDNLGVGIETGAVLEALFQQDPGGDHRERVAFVHESGVRSAMIASVADRWDVRVYEYTDRADLVRQIRLFVRDVIHRELSEDLSRLN, encoded by the coding sequence ATGCGAGAGCGGATCGTCGAGGCGGTGGGTGGGGTCCCACGGGATCGACTCCTGGTGTATCTGATGGGGCCGTACCAGGCGTTCGATCTCCGTGGCGCGCTCGAAGCGGCGGACGCGCCGGACGAGGTCGTCGACCTCGATGCACTCCCCGACGGCCTCGACTTCGGTGCGCTGGTGGGGGCCGAGCACGACCTCGATCGGGACGCCGCGGCGCTCGACCTGCTCCTCCACGTCCGGGACCGATTGCGAACCGATCCGGGGGTGAACGCCTTCCTCGCCATCGACGTGGACGTGCCCCTCGAAGAGCTGGACGCGGCGACCCAGAGCATCGAGTTCGCGCTGGCGAGCAACGCCGTGATCTACGTGGTGCCCCGCGCGGGCGACAACCTCGGCGTGGGAATCGAGACGGGTGCCGTCCTGGAAGCGCTGTTTCAGCAGGACCCCGGCGGCGACCACCGCGAGCGCGTGGCCTTCGTCCACGAGTCCGGGGTCCGGAGCGCGATGATCGCCTCGGTCGCCGACCGGTGGGACGTTCGAGTCTACGAGTACACCGACCGCGCGGACCTGGTGAGACAGATTCGGCTGTTCGTCCGCGACGTGATCCACCGGGAACTCTCCGAGGACCTCTCCCGGCTGAACTGA
- a CDS encoding ArsR/SmtB family transcription factor yields MSESDAGRREDERKATVALPEHSLLDLDDYLAMQRAIGNEHRFRILSLLVDEGARSATELTSALDVASNTLHYHLDELVDVGLVANRKRNEPDSDGLYSYYEATAMGESILEHGVRELIREEWDVAERYSS; encoded by the coding sequence ATGAGCGAGAGCGACGCGGGCCGCCGTGAGGACGAGCGAAAGGCGACGGTGGCGTTGCCGGAGCACTCGCTGCTCGACCTGGACGACTACCTGGCGATGCAGCGGGCCATCGGCAACGAACACCGGTTCCGGATCCTCTCGCTGCTCGTCGACGAGGGCGCACGGAGCGCGACCGAACTGACGTCGGCACTGGACGTCGCCTCGAACACGCTGCACTACCACCTCGACGAACTGGTCGACGTCGGCCTCGTGGCCAACCGGAAGCGGAACGAACCCGACAGCGACGGCCTCTACTCCTACTACGAGGCGACCGCGATGGGCGAGTCGATCCTGGAACACGGCGTGCGCGAACTGATCCGCGAGGAGTGGGACGTGGCCGAGCGATACAGTTCCTGA
- the priS gene encoding DNA primase small subunit PriS gives MEERTRAYLRGRFGDYYRRAEITPPPDANEREWGYIPWTSSPGTTMVRHKSLLDLGELESFLERERPRHVYFSAGRYDDPSASSMSEKNWRSSDLVFDLDADHLPSVTLGEDSYAEMLAKCKDALMRLLDFLEDDFGFDDLTIAFSGGRGYHVHVRDAGVLELESDARREIVDYVRGIGLEFDALLDEEAVGGEAGRKSPAHNQYLPTDGGWGRRVHERLRRELEEVRDLDEEAAIERLSEYEGIGEKRARAAWNIARERFVEIERGNLSAHPVVKTVAERVATEVLETDDAPIDEPVTTDTNRLIRLPGTLHGGSGLAVVRLARDELAAFDPLVDAVPETFVGHDITVEVTEGGPVELLGDSFTLSEGEQSVPEHLGVFLMARGRAEKGQE, from the coding sequence ATGGAGGAGCGAACGCGGGCGTATCTCCGCGGTCGGTTCGGCGACTACTACCGCCGGGCGGAGATCACGCCCCCGCCGGACGCCAACGAGCGCGAGTGGGGCTACATCCCCTGGACGTCGAGTCCGGGGACGACCATGGTCCGCCACAAGTCGCTGCTCGACCTCGGCGAACTGGAGTCCTTCCTCGAACGCGAGCGCCCGCGCCACGTCTACTTCTCGGCCGGCCGCTACGACGACCCGAGCGCGAGTTCGATGAGCGAGAAGAACTGGCGCTCATCGGACCTGGTCTTCGACCTGGACGCCGATCACCTCCCGTCGGTCACGCTCGGGGAGGACTCCTACGCCGAGATGCTGGCGAAGTGCAAGGACGCACTCATGCGGCTGCTGGATTTCCTCGAAGACGACTTCGGCTTCGACGACCTGACGATCGCGTTCTCGGGCGGTCGGGGGTACCACGTCCACGTCCGCGACGCGGGCGTCCTGGAGCTCGAGAGCGACGCGCGACGCGAGATCGTCGACTACGTCCGCGGGATCGGCCTGGAGTTCGACGCTCTCCTCGACGAGGAAGCGGTCGGCGGCGAGGCGGGGCGGAAGAGTCCCGCGCACAACCAGTACCTGCCGACCGACGGTGGGTGGGGGCGACGCGTCCACGAGCGGCTCCGCCGGGAGCTCGAGGAGGTCCGGGACCTCGACGAGGAGGCCGCGATCGAGCGGCTCAGCGAGTACGAGGGCATCGGCGAGAAGCGCGCGCGGGCGGCGTGGAACATCGCCCGCGAGCGGTTCGTCGAGATCGAGCGCGGGAACCTCTCGGCCCATCCGGTCGTCAAGACGGTCGCCGAGCGGGTCGCGACAGAGGTTCTCGAGACGGACGACGCGCCGATCGACGAGCCCGTGACGACGGACACGAACCGGCTGATCAGACTGCCGGGGACGCTCCACGGCGGGAGCGGGCTGGCGGTCGTGCGCCTGGCTCGCGACGAGTTGGCGGCCTTCGATCCGCTGGTCGACGCGGTGCCCGAGACGTTCGTGGGCCACGACATCACCGTCGAAGTCACCGAGGGCGGCCCGGTCGAGCTTCTGGGCGATAGTTTTACACTCTCGGAGGGAGAGCAGTCCGTACCGGAACATCTCGGCGTGTTCCTCATGGCCAGGGGTCGCGCCGAGAAGGGCCAGGAATAG
- a CDS encoding alpha/beta fold hydrolase, translating to MPNDDGISRRGVLEKSSGMGFAMGLPSVTGGFEWPWGDDEDEERDDSAADYSGKRPVVFVHGAAGSATQFESQAMRFASNGYPDEYLAAFEYHSFSYGAGSFSGGLLSYLLGGGDTKPSAVHERLDERIDEVLAETGAEKVDLLGHSLGTEVSSAYLSTKERADKVAQYVNLDGFEPDSPPGSVPTLAVWGLSNPDASIGGAENVHFDGQTHVEVATSAETFAEVYEFLTNEEPATTDIEVEPAEEVTLSGRGQVFPSNQMPDDLAAEASIDVYEVDPETGERLSETPVATPSIDDDGYWGPIDVDGSAVHEFVVSLESSDQVHHHYRQPELRSNQFVRLLTSEPGTGIDRLIEKSDDHTALITLRDKEWWGDQGAANDELAVDGTNVINQHTAPRDDRIIAPFVFDDGSDGESNLDDQIGIYGYLPFLSGIDQYVPASSPPDGTVDVTSTPRDGDGLQREFTVPNWASSGHRVSLYFPDHTQTR from the coding sequence ATGCCGAACGACGATGGCATATCACGGAGGGGGGTACTGGAGAAGTCCTCGGGGATGGGGTTCGCGATGGGGCTCCCGTCGGTCACCGGTGGGTTCGAGTGGCCCTGGGGTGACGACGAAGACGAGGAGCGCGACGACTCCGCGGCCGACTACTCGGGGAAGCGGCCGGTCGTCTTCGTCCACGGGGCCGCCGGCTCGGCGACGCAGTTCGAGTCCCAGGCGATGCGCTTTGCGAGCAACGGGTACCCGGACGAGTACCTGGCCGCCTTCGAGTACCACAGTTTCTCCTACGGCGCGGGATCCTTCAGCGGCGGCCTGCTGAGCTATCTGCTCGGCGGGGGCGACACGAAGCCAAGCGCCGTTCACGAGCGCCTGGACGAGCGTATCGACGAGGTGCTCGCCGAGACGGGCGCCGAGAAGGTAGATCTGCTGGGGCACTCGCTGGGGACGGAGGTGTCGAGCGCGTACCTCTCGACGAAAGAGCGGGCCGACAAGGTCGCCCAGTACGTGAACCTCGACGGCTTCGAGCCGGATTCGCCGCCGGGGTCGGTTCCGACGCTCGCGGTCTGGGGGCTCTCGAACCCGGACGCCTCGATCGGCGGTGCCGAGAACGTCCACTTCGACGGGCAGACCCACGTCGAGGTGGCGACCAGCGCAGAGACCTTCGCCGAGGTCTACGAGTTCCTGACGAACGAAGAACCGGCGACGACCGACATCGAGGTCGAACCGGCCGAGGAAGTCACCCTGTCCGGCCGCGGGCAGGTGTTCCCGTCGAACCAGATGCCGGACGACCTCGCCGCCGAGGCGAGCATCGACGTCTACGAGGTCGATCCGGAGACGGGCGAACGGCTGTCGGAGACGCCGGTGGCCACGCCATCCATCGACGACGACGGCTACTGGGGGCCGATCGACGTGGACGGCTCGGCCGTCCACGAGTTCGTCGTCTCCCTGGAATCGAGCGATCAGGTCCACCACCACTACCGCCAGCCGGAGCTCCGGAGCAATCAGTTCGTCCGGCTACTTACGTCGGAACCGGGGACCGGGATCGACCGGCTCATCGAGAAGAGCGACGACCACACCGCGCTCATCACGCTCCGCGACAAGGAGTGGTGGGGTGACCAGGGCGCAGCCAACGACGAACTGGCCGTCGACGGCACGAACGTGATCAATCAGCACACCGCGCCGCGGGACGACCGGATCATCGCGCCCTTCGTCTTCGACGACGGCTCGGACGGCGAGTCGAACCTCGACGACCAGATCGGGATCTACGGCTACCTGCCCTTCCTGTCCGGGATCGACCAGTACGTGCCCGCGTCGTCGCCGCCGGACGGGACCGTCGACGTCACCAGCACGCCGCGGGACGGCGACGGGCTCCAGCGCGAGTTCACCGTGCCGAACTGGGCCTCGTCCGGGCACCGGGTGTCGCTGTACTTCCCGGATCACACGCAGACGCGGTAG
- a CDS encoding ABC transporter ATP-binding protein, with product MPAAIETEGLRKTYGDVTALADLDLSISAGTVYGFLGPNGAGKTTTMRILTTLTAPSDGDAWIAGEHVSDRDAVVSHLGYLPEEPPVYDELTAREQLSYLADLRDLGADERDRIDALLDRFGLSDDADDPIRTYSKGMRQKTALAGTVLGDPDVLFLDEPTSGLDPRAARTVRDLLAELAAQGRTIFLSTHVLPVVEELADEIGVLDGGRLVAEGTPAELQRRAETGADRGLEDAFLDLTAELGDPADADLGG from the coding sequence ATGCCCGCCGCAATCGAGACAGAGGGGTTGCGCAAGACCTACGGCGACGTGACGGCGCTCGCGGACCTCGACCTCTCGATCTCGGCGGGAACGGTGTACGGCTTCCTCGGTCCGAACGGCGCGGGCAAGACCACCACGATGCGGATCCTGACGACGCTGACCGCGCCCAGCGACGGCGACGCCTGGATCGCGGGCGAGCACGTCTCGGACCGCGACGCCGTCGTCTCACACCTGGGCTATCTCCCAGAGGAGCCGCCTGTCTACGACGAGTTGACCGCCCGCGAACAGCTGTCGTACCTCGCCGACCTCCGCGACCTCGGCGCCGACGAGCGCGACCGGATCGACGCCTTGCTCGACCGGTTCGGCCTGAGCGACGACGCCGACGACCCGATCCGCACGTACTCGAAGGGGATGCGCCAGAAGACGGCGCTGGCCGGCACGGTGCTCGGCGACCCCGACGTGCTCTTCCTCGACGAACCGACCAGCGGGCTCGATCCGCGGGCCGCCCGCACGGTCAGGGACCTGCTCGCGGAACTCGCCGCCCAGGGCCGGACGATCTTCCTGTCGACGCACGTCCTCCCGGTCGTCGAGGAACTGGCCGACGAGATCGGCGTCCTCGATGGGGGCCGGCTCGTGGCCGAGGGGACGCCCGCCGAGTTGCAGCGCCGCGCCGAGACCGGGGCCGACCGGGGGCTGGAGGACGCCTTCCTCGACCTGACGGCGGAACTGGGCGACCCCGCGGACGCCGACCTGGGGGGCTGA
- a CDS encoding zinc-dependent alcohol dehydrogenase has translation MRALTWHGEQDVRVEDVPRPQIVNPTDAIIEVTATAICGSDLHLYHGRVPSMQEGDVLGHEPMGEVIEVGDEVETLEVGDRVVVPFTISCGSCWFCENDLYSLCDNSNPNAEIAREVMGHSPAGLFGYSHMLGGYAGGQAEYLRVPYADVGPIKIESDLSDEEVLFLSDIFPTGYMAAENADIEPADTVAVWGCGPVGQFAIQSAQMMGADRVIAIDRVPERLEMAREHGDAVPIDYSEEDVYHRLMELTANRGPDSCIDAVGTDAHGTGLVDATDRMKRSVKLEDDRPYVLREAIRCCRKGGTLSVPGVYVGRMDNFPFGPLMNKALTVKTGQTHVQRYLGPLLERIEEGEIDPSFVVTHEASLEDGPDLYRKFNDKEDDCIKVVLRP, from the coding sequence GTGAGGGCGCTGACCTGGCACGGCGAGCAGGACGTCCGCGTCGAGGACGTCCCGCGCCCCCAGATCGTCAACCCGACAGACGCGATCATCGAGGTGACCGCAACGGCGATCTGCGGTTCGGACCTGCACCTCTACCACGGCCGGGTGCCCTCGATGCAGGAGGGGGACGTCCTCGGCCACGAACCGATGGGCGAGGTGATCGAGGTCGGCGACGAGGTGGAGACGCTGGAGGTCGGGGATCGAGTGGTCGTCCCCTTCACCATCAGCTGTGGCTCCTGCTGGTTCTGCGAGAACGACCTCTACTCGCTCTGTGACAACTCGAACCCCAACGCCGAGATCGCCCGCGAGGTCATGGGCCACTCGCCGGCCGGCCTGTTCGGCTACTCCCACATGCTCGGGGGCTACGCCGGCGGGCAGGCGGAGTACCTCCGGGTGCCCTACGCCGACGTCGGCCCGATCAAGATCGAGTCCGACCTCTCGGACGAGGAAGTCCTCTTCCTCTCGGATATCTTCCCGACGGGCTACATGGCCGCCGAGAACGCTGACATCGAGCCGGCGGACACGGTGGCCGTGTGGGGCTGTGGCCCCGTCGGCCAGTTCGCCATCCAGAGCGCCCAGATGATGGGCGCCGACAGGGTGATCGCCATCGACCGGGTCCCCGAACGGCTCGAGATGGCCCGGGAACACGGCGACGCGGTGCCGATCGACTACTCGGAGGAAGACGTCTACCACCGGCTGATGGAGCTGACGGCCAACCGGGGACCGGACAGCTGTATCGACGCCGTCGGGACCGACGCGCACGGCACCGGCCTCGTCGACGCCACCGATCGGATGAAACGCTCGGTGAAACTCGAAGACGACCGGCCCTACGTCCTCCGCGAGGCGATCCGGTGCTGCCGGAAGGGCGGGACCCTCTCCGTGCCCGGCGTCTACGTCGGCCGGATGGACAACTTCCCCTTCGGCCCGCTGATGAACAAAGCCTTGACAGTGAAGACCGGTCAGACGCACGTCCAGCGCTACCTCGGGCCGCTGCTCGAACGCATCGAGGAGGGGGAGATCGACCCCTCGTTCGTCGTGACCCACGAGGCGTCGCTGGAGGACGGGCCGGACCTCTATCGCAAGTTCAACGACAAGGAGGACGACTGCATCAAGGTGGTCCTCCGGCCCTGA
- a CDS encoding SRPBCC family protein, producing the protein MATRSQDTTRARVGEGQGREESGDGGVLGPQAKRAALAGVGLALLVRGVRRRSLRGIGTALAGGWLLTRAIRSGNGKREARGGAGRRGSSAGSAAVSRTISVGKSADELYEAWRDPETFARVMSHVADVTPSANDRHHWTVHTPYGRAVSWETRIVEDDPGQIVRWATPGDAVVSHEGAVRFREAAGGRGTEMTLTVSFDPPGGALGDAVLKRLGMAPEMLVGQALARFKSLVESGEIPTLEGNPSARGEGDLL; encoded by the coding sequence ATGGCAACACGATCACAGGACACGACGCGCGCTCGAGTGGGAGAGGGCCAGGGGCGGGAAGAGAGCGGGGACGGCGGCGTCCTCGGCCCGCAGGCGAAACGAGCGGCGCTGGCGGGCGTCGGCCTCGCGCTCCTCGTCCGGGGCGTCCGGCGCCGATCGCTCCGCGGAATCGGGACGGCGCTCGCGGGCGGCTGGCTGCTGACCCGGGCGATACGAAGCGGAAACGGGAAGCGCGAGGCGAGAGGCGGGGCAGGAAGGCGGGGCTCGTCCGCTGGCTCGGCGGCGGTCAGTCGCACGATCTCGGTGGGGAAATCGGCCGACGAGCTCTACGAGGCGTGGCGCGACCCGGAGACCTTCGCGCGGGTCATGAGCCACGTCGCGGACGTCACGCCGTCGGCGAACGACCGCCACCACTGGACCGTCCACACGCCGTACGGACGGGCCGTCTCATGGGAAACCCGGATCGTCGAGGACGACCCCGGTCAGATCGTCCGCTGGGCGACGCCGGGCGACGCGGTGGTGTCCCACGAGGGTGCCGTCCGCTTCCGCGAGGCCGCCGGCGGGCGCGGGACCGAGATGACGCTCACGGTTAGCTTCGACCCGCCGGGCGGTGCCCTCGGCGACGCGGTCCTGAAGCGGCTCGGCATGGCGCCGGAGATGCTCGTCGGCCAGGCGCTCGCGCGGTTCAAGAGTCTCGTCGAGAGCGGCGAGATCCCGACGCTGGAGGGGAATCCCTCGGCACGTGGGGAGGGTGATCTGCTGTGA